A stretch of Triticum aestivum cultivar Chinese Spring chromosome 1D, IWGSC CS RefSeq v2.1, whole genome shotgun sequence DNA encodes these proteins:
- the LOC123181457 gene encoding protein DGS1, mitochondrial — translation MATSPPRSPNSGDRPDTADLALAAPAQPARIWNSLVARLPTLPNSLLLVAASDLLRRLLAVRRRRRRRRRPALPLPIYDDAASSARVSGEMPKAFAILEDIVQHTLSDLHSIQKSLLYWKSKAEGTNSHKMYFMMFERGPRAFLEATCQTLTRLRSNGSPSEYLLGSASDIVSVKLAVLTNMQHRLAAFLAEVYSEVDKCREGLTESSDKSLHTLFLILNTVFPKLEVSLTNASEGQTLSFTHDENSSQLIFERLPEVDVESPQWSEALATDAISLIYQNLQKLDSFISSQLSSHKKPRNMTIYWLPYTCGAIGLSACSLWLLRHSSLMGSSDMDNWIQDAKESVAGFWDEHVERPIISIRDELFETFKRTDKRVMEREEVQLTEESLHRMLITFCEQTSKEKPAQDASLQELLEIVMKRYEKESMHPIQNLFSGELARAMLIQVQKLKLDLQEAMLELDQILKANEINFAILAALPAFGLLLLLLFLVRAWAMHDQGAEGRGRIARHQRWQLLIEVERRLKEFKKCMINEMDEEASCKFGLTLYTLDRLYKAVEVHAKETGEWSSLRDDMFNLAKPNVGVADKLDVLKGLKWNYACLRPSLS, via the exons ATGGCGACCTCGCCGCCGCGGAGCCCTAACTCAGGCGATCGGCCAGATACCGCTGACCTCGCTCTCGCCGCTCCGGCACAGCCCGCTCGCATATGGAACTCCCTCGTCGCCCGCCTCCCTACGCTACCGAActccctcctcctcgtcgccgcctccGATCTCCTCCGCCGCCTCTTGGCGGTCCGcagacgacgccgccgccgccgccgccctgctctCCCACTCCCCATCTACGATGACGCCGCAAGCTCCGCCCG GGTTTCTGGTGAGATGCCCAAAGCTTTTGCCATCTTAGAAGATATCGTGCAGCATACTTTGTCTGATTTGCATAGCATTCAGAAGAGCTTACTTTATTGGAAGTCCAAAGCTGAG GGAACAAACTCACATAAAATGTACTTTATGATGTTTGAAAGAGGTCCAAGGGCCTTCCTTGAAGCAACATGTCAAACACTAACTAGACTCAGGAGCAATGGGAGTCCATCCGAGTACCTTTTAGGCTCTGCATCTGATATAGTCTCAGTAAAACTTGCTGTCCTGACGAATATGCAACATCGATTGGCTGCTTTTCTGGCTGAG GTTTACTCTGAAGTTGATAAATGCAGAGAAGGATTAACTGAAAGTTCAGATAAATCACTACATACACTATTTCTTATTTTGAACACCGTCTTCCCCAAACTGGAGGTATCGCTTACAAATGCTAGTGAG GGGCAAACTCTATCATTCACTCATGACGAAAACTCATCTCAACTTATCTTCGAAAGATTGCCAGAGGTTGATGTTGAGAGTCCACAATGGAGTGAGGCCTTAGCAACAGATGCTATTAGTCTGATCTATCAAAACCTCCAGAAGTTAGATAGTTTTATTTCCTCTCAG CTTTCAAGTCATAAAAAGCCAAGAAATATGACCATATACTGGTTACCCTACACGTGTGGAGCAATTGGCCTCTCTGCATGTTCCCTATGGCTTTTGCGCCATAGTAGCTTGATGGGAAGTTCTGACATGGACAACTGGATTCAAGATGCTAAGGAGTCAGTTGCTGGATTCTGGGATGAACATGTTGAGAGACCA ATAATTTCTATTAGAGATGAGCTATTCGAGACATTCAAGCGAACAGATAAACGTGTAATGGAAAGGGAAGAGGTTCAGCTAACAGAAGAATCATTGCACAG GATGTTAATTACCTTTTGTGAGcaaacttcaaaggaaaaaccggCACAAGATGCATCATTGCAGGAGTTGCTGGAGATTGTCATGAAAAG ATATGAGAAGGAATCAATGCATCCAATTCAGAATCTGTTCAGTGGAGAATTAGCACGTGCCATGCTTATTcag GTTCAGAAGCTAAAACTGGATCTTCAGGA GGCAATGCTGGAACTGGATCAGATTCTCAAGGCAAATGAGATAAACTTTGCTATTCTTGCAGCTCTGCCTGCATTTGGTCTTCTGCTTCTCCTGCTGTTTTTAGTGCGAGCATGGGCTATGCAT GACCAAGGTGCAGAGGGAAGAGGAAGGATTGCACGTCATCAGCGGTGGCAGCTACTCATAGAAGTAGAGCGAAGGCTTAAAGAGTTCAAGAAATGCATGATTAATGAGATG GATGAGGAGGCGAGCTGTAAATTCGGATTGACTCTGTACACCCTTGATAGATTATACAAAGCTGTTGAGGTGCATGCGAAGGAAACAGGCGAGTGGTCAAG TTTGAGAGATGACATGTTCAATCTGGCAAAGCCTAATGTCGGAGTGGCGGACAAGCTGGATGTTCTTAAAGGGCTCAAGTGGAACTACGCCTGCTTACGTCCATCGCTGTCATGA
- the LOC123181456 gene encoding 60S ribosomal export protein NMD3, with the protein MMPGSAPPAAGSGMFVPTQTAGTVLCCICGVSMQPNPANMCARCLRARVDITEGVPRNAAVVYCPDCFSYLQPPRSWLRAGPESPELLQILLRRLKHPLARLKVSLSGAEFVFSEPHSKRLRLKLRLRREVLNGIVLEQTHPVEFVVHDRLCDSCARAQANPDQWVAVVQLRQHVPHRRTFLYLEQLLIKHGQAALAIRVASAPGGLDFFFGSRSHAARLVDFLGTVAPIQTNTAKQLVSHDTKSFIYNYKYTFSVEICPICREDLIALSPKASRDLGGLGPLVLCTKVTNAIALLDPLTLRVHHLEEKKYRVYNFKAALTSKQLVQYMVLDIEPESPEITIDGSRYQLAYAQVARMSDFGKNDTVFTVRTHLGHRLNPGDLALGYDLYGANMNDDDMDKALLRQNLPEVVLVKKSYEKRPRTRRWKLKRLPVEEDLGNKAKGEEERRENEYDMFVRDLESDPELRFGINLYKNEDYRSEMASTIGDDVPTVPIEELIEDLTLGDDEDEEEEEGADAGMVE; encoded by the coding sequence ATGATGCCGGGGTCAGCCCCGCCGGCCGCCGGGAGCGGCATGTTCGTGCCGACGCAGACGGCGGGCACGGTGCTCTGCTGCATCTGCGGCGTCTCCATGCAGCCCAACCCGGCCAACATGTGCGCCCGCTGCCTCCGGGCGCGCGTCGACATCACCGAGGGCGTCCCGCGCAACGCCGCCGTCGTCTACTGCCCCGACTGCTTCTCCTACCTCCAGCCGCCGCGCTCCTGGCTCCGCGCCGGCCCGGAGTCCCCCGAGCTCCTGCagatcctcctccgccgcctcaagCACCCGCTCGCCCGCCTCAAGGTCTCGCTCTCCGGCGCCGAGTTCGTCTTCTCCGAGCCCCACTCCAAGCGCCTCCGCCtcaagctccgcctccgccgcgaggTCCTCAACGGCATCGTCCTCGAGCAGACCCACCCCGTCGAGTTCGTCGTCCACGACCGCCTCTGCGACTCCTGCGCCCGCGCCCAGGCCAACCCCGACCAGTGGGTCGCCGTCGTCCAGCTCCGCCAGCACGTCCCGCACCGCCGCACCTTCCTCTACCTCGAGCAGCTCCTCATCAAGCATGGCCAGGCCGCGCTCGCCATCCGCGTCGCCTCCGCGCCCGGCGGCCTCGACTTCTTCTTCGGCTCGCGCTCGCACGCTGCCCGCCTCGTCGACTTCCTTGGTACAGTCGCTCCCATCCAGACCAACACAGCCAAGCAGCTCGTCTCTCATGACACAAAGAGTTTTATCTACAACTACAAGTACACTTTCTCGGTCGAGATCTGCCCCATATGCCGTGAGGACCTGATTGCCCTCAGCCCCAAGGCGTCCCGTGATCTTGGTGGGCTAGGCCCGCTCGTCCTCTGCACCAAGGTCACCAATGCCATTGCGCTGCTTGACCCCCTCACTCTGCGTGTGCACCATCTGGAGGAGAAGAAGTACCGGGTGTACAACTTCAAGGCCGCTCTGACTAGCAAGCAGCTCGTGCAGTACATGGTGCTTGATATTGAGCCAGAGTCACCTGAGATCACCATTGATGGATCTCGGTACCAGCTGGCATATGCGCAGGTCGCCCGGATGTCTGATTTTGGGAAAAATGATACTGTGTTTACAGTCCGAACTCATCTTGGGCACCGTCTGAACCCTGGTGACCTTGCCCTTGGGTATGATCTCTATGGTGCTAATATGAATGATGATGATATGGACAAGGCTTTATTACGCCAGAATTTGCCTGAAGTGGTTCTGGTCAAGAAGAGTTACGAGAAGAGGCCACGCACACGCAGATGGAAGCTGAAGAGGCTGCCTGTTGAGGAAGACCTTGGGAACAAGGCCAAAGGCGAGGAAGAGAGGAGGGAaaatgagtatgatatgtttgtTCGTGATTTGGAGTCCGATCCAGAACTAAGGTTTGGGATAAATTTGTACAAGAACGAGGACTACAGGTCAGAAATGGCATCCACGATTGGCGACGATGTCCCTACTGTGCCAATTGAGGAGTTGATTGAGGACCTAACCCttggtgatgatgaggatgaagaggaggaagagggtgcAGATGCTGGTATGGTGGAATGA